Proteins from a single region of Apium graveolens cultivar Ventura chromosome 7, ASM990537v1, whole genome shotgun sequence:
- the LOC141672145 gene encoding SNARE-interacting protein KEULE-like: MSMSMSESDFSSLSGNGYRNFRQVTRERLLCEMLRNTKAGDSKLTWKVLIMDKVTLKIMSHSCKMSEITGEDVSLVENISKRRQPLPTMLAIYFIQPTKENVVLFLSDMAGKNPLYKKAFVFFSSPISRELINYIKKDSTVLPRIGALREMNLEYFPIDSQAFITYNEDATNDICRDDGDSTKADETLAVMATRIATVFASLREFPFVRYRVAKSLELDTMITYRDLVPTKLAANIWNSLMKYKASIANFPQRETCELLILDRSIDQVAPIIHEWTYDALCHDLLDMEGNKYVHEVPSKTGGALEKKDVILEDQDPIWLELRHAHIADASERLHDKMTKFATKNKAAQIRQASRDGGDMSTRDLRNIVESLPQYNEQYEKLSLHVDIAAKVNKIIRDSELKELGQLEQDLVFGDAGTKEVINFLRTKPDVTSDNKLRLVMIYAAIYGDKFDRDKLKKLMELAKLSLEDMNVVYNMRMLDGSSDTKKTSTRPFTLKFNRNKKKSSFRKDRPGEEVTWQLSRFYPLVEELIEKISEGELSSTDFSCMNDPSPTFHGTSTSAATTWIQPQDAHSVRSRRTGTWARARHSDDGYSSDSTLRHAVTDSLLTRTASELKKRGQRIFVFIIGGATRSELRACHKLTAKLNREIVLGSTSLDDPSQFIKKLKMLSEEDEISIDDIEI; the protein is encoded by the exons GACTGCTATGTGAAATGCTTCGAAATACCAAAGCCGGGGACTCAAAACTTACATGGAAG GTACTCATCATGGACAAAGTCACTCTTAAGATAATGTCTCATTCGTGTAAGATGTCAGAGATTACAGGAGAAGATGTTTCAT TGGTGGAAAACATAAGCAAGCGAAGGCAGCCACTACCTACAATGCTTGCCATTTACTTCATTCAGCCAACCAAAGAAAA TGTCGTCTTGTTCTTGTCCGATATGGCCGGAAAGAACCCTCTCTACAAAAA AGCTTTTGTCTTCTTTAGTTCACCGATTTCACGAGAACTAATCAATTACATCAAGAAGGATTCAACTGTTTTACCTCGAATAGGTGCATTGCGCGAG ATGAATTTGGAATATTTTCCGATAGATAGCCAG GCCTTTATAACTTATAACGAGGATGCTACAAATGATATTTGTAGAGATGACGGTGATTCAACAAAAGCTGATGAAACTTTGGCCGTGATGGCCACACGCATTGCTACAGTTTTTGCTTCATTGCGG GAATTTCCTTTTGTACGCTACCGTGTTGCCAAATCCCTTGAGCTCGATACTATGATAACATATCGTGATTTAGTCCCTACAAAGCTTGCAGCTAACATTTGGAATAGTCTCATGAAATACAAAGCTAGTATTGCTAACTTTCCTCAAAGAGAGACTTGTGAGTTGCTCATACTGGATAGATCAATAGATCAG GTTGCTCCCATTATACATGAATGGACATATGATGCCTTGTGTCATGATTTACTTGATATGGAAGGAAATAAATATGTGCACGAG GTTCCTAGTAAAACAGGTGGTGCTCTGGAGAAGAAGGATGTCATCTTAGAGGATCAGGATCCCATATGGCTAGAGCTTCGTCATGCTCATATAGCAGAC GCTAGTGAACGTCTTCATGACAAGATGACCAAATTCGCTACTAAAAACAAAGCTGCACAAATTCGCCAAGCTTCAAG AGATGGAGGTGACATGTCTACACGTGATTTGCGAAATATTGTTGAATCATTACCACAATATAATGAGCAATATGAGAAGCTTTCGCTCCATGTGGAT ATAGCAGCCAAGGTTAATAAAATTATTAGGGATTCAGAGCTTAAAGAACTGGGTCAACTAGAGCAGGATCTGGTTTTCGGAGATGCAGGAACTAAAGAAGTAATCAATTTTCTGCGCACTAAACCG GACGTGACAAGTGACAATAAGTTACGTCTAGTGATGATATATGCTGCTatatatggtgataagtttgaCAGAGACAAATTGAAAAAATTAATGGAG CTGGCAAAGCTATCACTAGAAGATATGAATGTTGTGTACAATATGAGGATGCTTGATGGATCATCAGACACGAAAAAAACCTCAACACGACCTTTTACCTTGAAGTTTAACAGGAATAAG AAAAAGAGTTCTTTCAGAAAAGATAGACCCGGTGAAGAAGTGACATGGCAACTATCTCGATTTTACCCTCTGGTAGAG GAACTTATTGAAAAAATTAGCGAAGGTGAACTATCAAGTACTGATTTCTCATGTATGAATGACCCTAGTCCCACTTTTCATGGGACCTCAACGTCTGCAGCAACTACTTGGATTCAACCTCAAGATGCACATTCTGTGAGGTCCAGACGAACAGGAACTTGGGCCAGGGCTAGACACTCTGATGATGGGTATTCAAG TGATTCAACTCTGAGGCATGCAGTTACAGACTCATTATTGACACGTACAGCTAGTGAGTTAAAGAAAAGAGGCCAACGTATTTTTGTATTCATCATTGGCGGAGCAACTCGCTCTGAG CTGCGGGCTTGTCACAAGTTAACAGCAAAGCTGAATAGGGAAATTGTATTAGGCTCAACTAGTCTCGATGATCCTTCTCAGTTTATTAAG AAACTAAAGATGCTGAGTGAAGAAGATGAAATTTCAATTGACGACATTGAGATTTGA
- the LOC141674423 gene encoding cyclin-A1-1-like: MGYVTEEVKILAPAAELELIYGNIVDVDNNPLELIYHKILDNNPGLCATMVREIYDNLRASEAKKRPCSDYMTNVQKDIDIRMRATLIDWLVEVVEFHSLDPEILYLTVNYLDRYLSANPVNTETLQLLGITCLMLASKYVDTDSPPLEHLSDLTHNSYSPDDIRDMECIVLGSLNFELTVPTARCFLECFVRVAEAVTGDTLMDLECMSNYLAELSLRDYHMLRYSPSVIAASSVFLARYILLPSRTPWNSMLQHLTLYKPLDLSECVKQLHSLCCNSLNSSFPAIRVKYSHHKYNCVAKKYCPPSIPREYFRDL; this comes from the exons ATGGG ATACGTAACCGAGGAGGTGAAAATACTAGCCCCTGCTGCTGAATTGGAACTAATTTACGGTAACATTGTTGATGTCGATAACAATCCATTGGAACTAATTTACCATAAGATTCTCGATAACAATCCAGGGTTATGTGCAACCATGGTTCGTGAGATATACGATAATTTGAGAGCTTCCGAGGCCAAGAAAAGGCCTTGTTCTGACTACATGACCAATGTCCAGAAAGATATTGATATCAGGATGCGTGCCACGTTAATTGATTGGCTTGTGGAGGTTGTCGAGTTTCATAGCCTTGATCCCGAAATATTGTACCTCACTGTTAACTATTTAGATCGTTATCTTTCTGCTAATCCAGTGAATACTGAAACGTTACAATTGCTAGGAATTACTTGTCTGATGCTTGCCTCCAAATATGTGGATACTGATTCCCCACCGCTGGAGCACCTTTCTGATTTAACTCACAACTCTTACTCTCCGGATGATATTCGGGATATGGAGTGTATTGTTTTAGGCTCCTTGAACTTTGAATTGACCGTCCCAACTGCTAGATGCTTTTTAGAATGCTTTGTTCGTGTTGCTGAAGCAGTCACAGGGGATACACTGATGGACTTGGAGTGTATGAGCAATTACTTGGCTGAGCTATCCCTTCGGGATTATCATATGCTTCGTTATTCTCCATCGGTGATTGCTGCATCATCAGTTTTCTTGGCCAGATATATACTTTTACCATCAAGGACACCTTGGAACTCGATGTTGCAGCATTTGACGCTTTACAAGCCTCTGGATTTATCTGAATGTGTAAAACAACTCCACAGTCTTTGCTGCAACAGCCTCAATAGTAGTTTTCCAGCTATTAGAGTTAAGTACAGCCACCATAAATATAATTGTGTTGCCAAAAAGTACTGCCCTCCATCAATACCTCGAGAGTACTTCCGGGACCTATGA